In Actinomyces sp. zg-332, the following proteins share a genomic window:
- a CDS encoding response regulator transcription factor translates to MKVMIVEDEENIALSVQSGLQRYGYETFVVKDFDTIIESYEIEKPNLILLDLFLPIHNGYHWCQEIRKISNVPIIFLSSRSENMDIVMGMQFGADDYITKPFDMSVLLAKVQAVLRRTYDFSNELANLTFETLNFDIKNMVLAYADKKVDLTKTEAQIMLGLFKEKGAFVSREKLIELCWKSDDFISDSTLAVNINRIRKKIENLGTCVYIETKKGYGYALHKLSDNHCENAGK, encoded by the coding sequence ATGAAAGTAATGATTGTTGAAGATGAAGAAAACATCGCTCTTTCTGTTCAGTCTGGGCTTCAAAGGTATGGTTACGAAACTTTCGTAGTAAAAGATTTTGATACGATAATTGAATCTTATGAAATTGAAAAGCCAAACCTTATATTGCTTGACTTGTTTTTACCTATTCACAATGGATATCACTGGTGTCAAGAGATACGCAAAATATCAAATGTTCCAATAATTTTTCTCTCCTCTCGCTCAGAAAATATGGATATAGTTATGGGTATGCAATTTGGTGCTGACGACTATATTACGAAACCTTTTGATATGTCTGTTCTGCTGGCTAAAGTACAAGCTGTTTTGCGTAGAACCTATGATTTTTCCAATGAGTTGGCGAATTTGACCTTTGAAACTTTAAACTTTGATATAAAGAATATGGTTTTGGCTTATGCTGATAAAAAAGTTGATTTAACTAAAACTGAGGCACAAATTATGCTCGGTTTATTCAAAGAAAAAGGAGCATTTGTATCTAGAGAAAAACTCATAGAGCTGTGCTGGAAGAGTGATGATTTTATTTCAGATAGCACTTTAGCTGTGAATATCAACAGGATACGTAAAAAAATAGAGAATTTAGGTACTTGCGTATATATAGAGACTAAAAAAGGGTATGGATACGCTCTGCATAAGTTATCAGATAATCACTGCGAAAATGCTGGTAAATAG
- a CDS encoding ABC transporter ATP-binding protein encodes MSILQVQGLKKIYGAKGGAKTEALSNVSFEVNKGEFVAIMGESGSGKTTLLNIIATLDKPTEGNIFINGKNIDSIKSSEVSSFRRNELGFVFQDFNLLDTFNNKDNIFLPLVLSGLSPEEMEKRLSVIAPKLGIADLLDKYPYEISGGQKQRVAIARAVITNPALVLADEPTGALDSSSSDMILRIFEDLQQSGMTVIMVTHSLKAASHASRVVFIKDGIAYHEIYRGDMSSQAFMEKINDSVIALSRKGN; translated from the coding sequence ATGTCTATATTACAAGTTCAAGGTTTGAAAAAAATTTATGGCGCCAAAGGTGGTGCTAAAACTGAAGCTCTTAGCAATGTATCTTTTGAAGTTAACAAAGGTGAATTTGTTGCAATAATGGGTGAAAGCGGTTCTGGTAAAACTACTCTTTTGAATATTATTGCTACACTAGATAAACCAACTGAAGGTAATATTTTTATTAACGGTAAAAATATTGATTCTATTAAATCTAGTGAAGTTTCATCTTTTAGACGTAATGAATTAGGGTTCGTTTTTCAAGATTTCAATTTGCTTGACACATTCAACAACAAAGACAATATATTCTTACCTCTAGTTCTATCTGGGCTTTCACCTGAGGAAATGGAAAAGAGACTTAGCGTTATAGCTCCAAAGCTTGGTATTGCTGATTTGCTTGATAAGTATCCTTACGAAATTTCAGGTGGTCAAAAGCAAAGAGTTGCTATTGCTCGTGCTGTTATTACAAACCCAGCACTTGTTTTGGCTGATGAACCTACAGGTGCTTTAGATTCTAGTTCTTCTGATATGATTTTACGTATTTTTGAGGATCTTCAACAAAGTGGTATGACTGTAATTATGGTTACTCACTCTTTGAAAGCTGCGTCTCACGCTAGTAGAGTAGTTTTCATTAAAGACGGTATTGCATACCATGAAATTTATCGTGGAGATATGTCATCTCAAGCATTTATGGAAAAAATCAATGACAGTGTTATCGCCTTAAGTAGGAAAGGTAACTAA
- a CDS encoding FtsX-like permease family protein, whose product MNLLIFSKFARKNLRTNRVLVAPFVLSSSFMFMLFYVVNSLVTNEYVISRHSALVKIIYFGEILLVIFAVIFVLYCNNILDRQRSKEFALYSILGLEKKHIALIVFIEKVIMFLVTVVLSVFGGYVFGKLTFLALSKLLGDRITSLSTNYPFEISHAFYTSALIACIYIVLYIINITRITTITPIALLSYGKKNEKEPKTKIIILLLGIATLGAGYGIALTVNGALKSLLYFFIATILVIIGTYFLFMAFSIFILKLLRKNKKFYYKDKHFLSISGMLYRMKSNAVGLATICIFSTSIILSLGTTASIYNGIESMFNSTYPKEYNLDVQLKDGISSAEVKKTQKEYIERIQKVMPSANARELHSFVSAMSAINIKGNVLNKPKESDINSFEIPTIVIFSDLESYNNYNKTDLKLKDGQIGIHDPYSNLKKSDKVQLLGKNYEKVYLEKGTSSPIPKSMLVVVPTLEHLQKINTVINNDETGGFAGRLSIKYSWDNNGNSKVDAKKIEDEFNSDDQANFLMKSKEIPHIYELNGGFLLIGLIISIIFITGNILITYYKRISEAYDDRERYQIMKKLGLEDKLIKKTSRKQILWIFFMPLVVACIHCLVASRILSQLLVLFGVNNYGVFIYYMGIVLVAFVILYLIVFTVTSKLVYRVVK is encoded by the coding sequence ATGAATTTATTGATTTTCTCGAAATTTGCTAGAAAAAATCTGAGAACAAATAGGGTATTAGTAGCTCCTTTTGTATTGTCATCCAGTTTTATGTTCATGCTGTTTTACGTAGTTAATTCGCTAGTAACTAACGAATATGTTATAAGTCGCCACAGTGCACTGGTGAAAATAATTTATTTTGGAGAAATACTTTTAGTTATTTTTGCTGTTATATTCGTTTTGTATTGTAATAATATTCTAGATAGGCAACGTTCAAAGGAATTTGCTTTATACTCCATATTAGGCTTGGAGAAAAAGCATATTGCTTTAATCGTATTTATCGAAAAAGTAATCATGTTCCTAGTCACTGTGGTATTGAGTGTTTTTGGTGGATATGTATTTGGAAAATTGACTTTTCTTGCTCTATCTAAACTACTTGGTGATAGGATAACGTCCTTATCTACAAATTATCCTTTTGAGATTAGCCATGCGTTTTACACAAGTGCTCTAATTGCTTGTATTTATATAGTTTTATATATTATAAATATTACTAGAATTACAACTATTACCCCTATTGCATTGCTTAGCTATGGTAAGAAAAATGAAAAAGAGCCTAAAACTAAAATAATCATTTTGCTTTTAGGTATTGCAACTCTGGGAGCAGGATACGGCATTGCTTTAACTGTTAATGGCGCGCTCAAATCATTACTATACTTTTTCATAGCAACAATACTAGTTATTATTGGCACATACTTCTTGTTTATGGCTTTTAGTATATTTATTTTGAAACTTCTTAGAAAAAACAAGAAATTTTACTATAAAGATAAACATTTCTTATCTATTTCAGGAATGCTTTATCGTATGAAGAGCAATGCTGTCGGATTAGCAACTATTTGTATTTTCTCAACTAGCATTATTTTGTCTCTCGGTACTACTGCCAGCATCTATAACGGAATTGAAAGTATGTTTAACAGTACATATCCTAAAGAATATAACTTAGATGTACAATTGAAAGACGGGATTTCTTCAGCTGAAGTAAAGAAGACTCAAAAAGAATATATTGAACGTATTCAAAAAGTAATGCCTTCAGCAAATGCAAGAGAACTTCATTCTTTCGTGAGTGCTATGTCAGCTATAAATATTAAAGGAAATGTACTTAATAAGCCGAAAGAAAGCGATATTAATTCATTTGAAATTCCTACTATTGTTATCTTTTCGGATCTTGAAAGCTACAACAATTACAATAAAACTGATTTAAAGCTTAAGGATGGACAAATTGGAATTCATGATCCTTATTCTAATTTGAAAAAGAGTGATAAAGTTCAGCTATTAGGTAAAAATTATGAAAAAGTTTATCTTGAAAAAGGAACTAGCAGCCCTATACCCAAATCCATGCTTGTAGTTGTACCTACACTTGAACATTTGCAAAAGATTAATACTGTAATCAATAATGATGAAACAGGTGGATTTGCTGGTAGGTTGTCTATTAAATATTCTTGGGATAATAATGGAAATAGTAAGGTCGATGCTAAGAAAATTGAAGATGAATTTAATAGCGATGACCAAGCTAATTTCCTTATGAAAAGTAAAGAAATTCCACACATATATGAGTTGAATGGTGGATTTTTACTAATTGGTTTGATTATTTCGATAATCTTTATAACTGGGAATATATTAATTACTTACTATAAGAGGATTTCTGAGGCTTATGATGATAGGGAAAGATATCAGATTATGAAAAAATTAGGCTTAGAAGATAAGCTTATTAAAAAGACTTCAAGGAAACAGATTCTCTGGATATTCTTTATGCCTTTGGTTGTTGCTTGTATCCATTGTTTGGTTGCTTCGAGAATATTGAGTCAGCTACTCGTGCTATTTGGCGTTAATAACTATGGAGTATTTATTTACTACATGGGAATAGTACTTGTTGCTTTCGTGATATTGTACTTAATAGTTTTCACTGTTACCTCGAAATTAGTTTATAGAGTAGTTAAGTAG
- a CDS encoding sensor histidine kinase translates to MLWGKIHRKTKDTYENKRLLQELNDLKNKTEKERYELNDYFLTWVHQIKTPITVLKLMFDNDSKDVLQMKNELVHIENYTNNALNFVKLIDSERNMNFTKVNINDVIFPIIRSYSTLFINNNIKLTYNLPEYQVISDFTWLSVLLEQLISNATKYAKDKDVRISFYPSDSIDSEFTSKINQSKKGIVIDNSMGIEELNSLLLGGNYSKSVLVIEDTGIGIKSEDLPKVFDKGYSAFNGRLSQKSTGVGLFIVKKVAYKLGIDIAVQSEYGQGTTIFLYIPSNENYTAK, encoded by the coding sequence ATGTTATGGGGGAAAATACATCGAAAAACTAAAGATACGTATGAAAATAAACGTTTGTTACAAGAGTTGAACGATTTAAAAAATAAAACTGAAAAAGAGCGTTACGAACTGAACGATTACTTTTTGACTTGGGTTCATCAAATTAAAACTCCGATAACCGTTTTAAAACTCATGTTTGATAACGATTCTAAAGATGTTTTACAGATGAAGAACGAGCTTGTACATATCGAAAATTATACGAATAACGCTCTAAACTTTGTGAAATTGATTGATAGCGAAAGAAACATGAATTTCACTAAAGTAAACATCAACGACGTGATATTCCCAATAATTAGATCTTACTCAACTTTGTTTATAAACAATAATATTAAACTTACGTATAATTTACCAGAATACCAAGTTATCAGTGATTTTACTTGGCTTAGCGTTTTGCTTGAACAACTTATATCTAATGCTACTAAATATGCAAAAGATAAAGATGTTAGGATTTCTTTTTACCCAAGTGATAGTATTGATTCTGAATTTACTTCTAAAATCAACCAATCTAAAAAGGGTATTGTTATAGATAACTCAATGGGGATTGAAGAATTAAATAGCTTGTTATTAGGTGGTAATTACAGCAAAAGTGTTCTTGTGATTGAAGATACAGGCATAGGTATAAAAAGCGAAGATCTTCCTAAAGTATTTGACAAAGGTTATAGCGCCTTCAATGGGCGTTTGAGTCAGAAATCTACTGGGGTAGGACTATTTATTGTCAAAAAGGTTGCTTATAAACTGGGAATAGATATTGCTGTTCAATCAGAATACGGACAGGGTACTACGATATTCTTATATATTCCTTCGAACGAAAACTATACCGCTAAATAA